A portion of the Lolium rigidum isolate FL_2022 chromosome 1, APGP_CSIRO_Lrig_0.1, whole genome shotgun sequence genome contains these proteins:
- the LOC124666141 gene encoding uncharacterized protein LOC124666141 gives MKMNHNSNIESAFIHIHLLLETKGDFLNGSIFWPAVKVLLEDPNILANTYVYELVKNFDTSSEELALSPQNIVHIRNKAHHLFPLPSGQFMFKHRKVRTTTKEMTALKCQVKDKYDLDLQEYERRDTTVVDLWLKIIDQDLTEA, from the exons ATGAAG ATGAATCACAATAGCAATATTGAATCAGCTTTCATACATATCCATTTGCTTTTAGAGACGAAGGGGGATTTTCTCAATGGTTCGATTTTCTGGCCTGCAGTCAAAGTGCTCCTGGAGGACCCTAATATTTTAGCGAACACCTATGTCTATGAACTTGTTAAAAACTTTGATACTTCAAGTGAAGAACTGGCACTTTCACCTCAGAACATTGTACATATAAGAAATAAGGCACATCATTTGTTCCCTCTGCCTTCCGGTCAGTTCATGTTCAAGCACCGCAAAGTCCGTACAACTACTAAGGAGATGACTGCACTTAAGTGTCAGGTGAAGGATAAATACGATTTGGATCTACAGGAATACGAAAGGAGAGATACAACAGTTGTTGACTTGTGGTTGAAGATTATTGATCAGGACTTAACTGAGGCATAG